One Lemur catta isolate mLemCat1 chromosome 15, mLemCat1.pri, whole genome shotgun sequence genomic window carries:
- the MYH4 gene encoding myosin-4 isoform X4: protein MSSDSEMAVFGEAAPFLRKSEKERIEAQNKPFDAKTSVFVVDAKESYVKSVIQSREGGKVTVKTEGGATVTVKEDQIFSMNPPKYDKIEDMAMMTHLHEPAVLYNLKERYAAWMIYTYSGLFCVTVNPYKWLPVYNPEVVTAYRGKKRQEAPPHIFSISDNAYQFMLTDRENQSILITGESGAGKTVNTKRVIQYFATIAVTGEKKKEETAGGKMQGTLEDQIISANPLLEAFGNAKTVRNDNSSRFGKFIRIHFGATGKLASADIETYLLEKSRVTFQLQAERSYHIFYQIMSNKKPELIEMLLITTNPYDYAFVSQGEITVPSINDQEELMATDSAIDILGFTADEKVAIYKLTGAVMHYGNMKFKQKQREEQAEPDGTEVADKAAYLTSLNSADLLKALCYPRVKVGNEFVTKGQTVQQVYNAVGALAKAIYEKMFLWMVTRINQQLDTKQPRQYFIGVLDIAGFEIFDFNSLEQLCINFTNEKLQQFFNHHMFVLEQEEYKKEGIEWEFIDFGMDLAACIELIEKPMGIFSILEEECMFPKATDTSFKNKLYEQHLGKSNNFQKPKPAKGKAEAHFSLVHYAGTVDYNINGWLDKNKDPLNETVVGLYQKSAMKTLAFLFVGGQAGEAAVSGGGGGGKKGGKKKGSSFQTVSALFRENLNKLMTNLRSTHPHFVRCIIPNETKTPGAMEHELVLHQLRCNGVLEGIRICRKGFPSRILYADFKQRYKVLNASAIPEGQFIDSKKASEKLLGSIDVDHTQYKFGHTKVFFKAGLLGTLEEMRDEKLAQLITRTQAICRGYLMRVEFRKMMERRESIFCIQYNIRAFMNVKHWPWMKLYFKIKPLLKSAETEKEMANMKEEFEKAKEDLAKSEAKRKELEEKMVTLMQEKNDLQLQVQAEADSLADAEERCDQLIKTKIQLEAKIKEATERAEDEEEINAELTAKKRKLEDECSELKKDIDDLELTLAKVEKEKHATENKVKNLTEEMAGLDENIAKLTKEKKALQEAHQQTLDDLQAEEDKVNTLTKAKTKLEQQVDDLEGSLEQEKKLRMDLERAKRKLEGDLKLAQESTMDIENDKQQLDEKLKKKEFEMSNLQSKIEDEQALGMQLQKKIKELQARIEELEEEIEAERASRAKAEKQRSDLSRELEEISERLEEAGGATSAQIEMNKKREAEFQKMRRDLEEATLQHEATAAALRKKHADSVAELGEQIDNLQRVKQKLEKEKSELKMEIDDLASNMETVSKAKGNFEKMCRTLEDQLSEVKTKEEEQQRLINELSAQKARLHTESGEFSRQLDEKEALVSQLSRGKQAFTQQIEELKRQLEEETKAKNALAHAVQSSRHDCDLLREQYEEEQEAKAELQRAMSKANSEVAQWRTKYETDAIQRTEELEEAKRKLAQRLQDAEEHVEAVNSKCASLEKTKQRLQNEVEDLMIDVERSNAACVALDKKQRNFDKVLAEWKHKYEETQAELEASQKESRSLSTELFKVKNAYEETLDHLETLKRENKNLQQEISDLTEQIAEGGKHIHELEKVKKQIDQEKSELQASLEEAEASLEHEEGKILRIQLELNQVKSEIDRKIAEKDEEIDQLKRNHLRVVESMQSTLDAEIRSRNDALRIKKKMEGDLNEMEIQLNHANRQASEAIRNLRNTQGVLKDTQLHLDDAIRSQDDLKEQLAMVERRANLMQAEVEELRASLEQTERSRKMAEQELLDASERVQLLHTQNTSLINTKKKLETDISHIQGEMEDIVQEARNAEEKAKKAITDAAMMAEELKKEQDTSAHLERMKKNMEQTVKDLQHRLDEAEQLALKGGKKQIQKLEARVRELENEVESEQKRNVEAVKSLRKHERRVKELTYQTEEDRKNVLRLQDLVDKLQTKVKAYKRQAEEAEEQSNVNLSKFRKIQHELEEAEERADIAESQVNKLRVKSREVHTKIISEE from the exons ATGAGTTCCGACTCTGAGATGGCCGTTTTTGGGGAGGCTGCTCCTTTCCTCCGAAAGTCAGAAAAGGAGCGAATTGAAGCTCAGAACAAGCCTTTTGATGCCAAGACATCTGTCTTTGTGGTGGACGCTAAGGAGTCCTATGTGAAAAGCGTAATccagagcagggaggggggaaaagTGACAGTGAAGACAGAAGGTGGTgct ACTGTCACAGTTAAGGAAGACCAAATCTTCTCCATGAACCCTCCCAAATATGACAAGATCGAGGACATGGCCATGATGACTCACCTGCATGAGCCTGCTGTGCTGTACAACCTCAAAGAGCGTTATGCAGCCTGGATGATCTAC ACCTACTCGGGCCTCTTCTGTGTCACAGTCAACCCCTACAAGTGGCTGCCAGTGTACAACCCCGAGGTGGTGACAGCCTACCGAGGCAAGAAGCGCCAGGAGGCCCCGCCCCACATCTTCTCTATCTCTGACAATGCCTATCAGTTCATGCTGACTG ATCGTGAGAACCAGTCAATTCTGATTAC TGGAGAATCTGGTGCAGGGAAGACTGTGAACACTAAGCGTGTCATCCAGTACTTTGCAACAATTGCAGTTactggagagaagaaaaaagaggaaactgCAGGTGGCAAAATGCAG GGGACTCTGGAAGATCAAATCATCAGTGCCAACCCCCTATTGGAGGCTTTCGGCAATGCCAAGACTGTGAGGAATGACAACTCCTCTCGCTTT GGTAAATTCATCAGGATCCATTTTGGTGCCACAGGCAAACTGGCTTCTGCAGATATTGAAACAT ATCTACTGGAGAAGTCCCGAGTTACTTTCCAGCTACAGGCTGAAAGAAGCTACCACATATTTTATCAAATCATGTCCAATAAGAAACCAGAGCTTATAG AAATGCTTCTGATCACCACCAACCCATACGACTATGCCTTTGTCAGTCAAGGTGAAATTACTGTGCCCAGCATCAATGACCAGGAAGAGCTGATGGCCACAGAC AGTGCTATAGACATCCTGGGTTTCACCGCTGATGAAAAGGTGGCCATTTACAAGCTCACTGGGGCCGTGATGCATTACGGGAACATGAAATTCAAGCAAAAGCAAAGGGAAGAGCAGGCTGAGCCAGACGGCACTGAAG TTGCTGACAAAGCTGCTTATCTGACAAGTCTGAACTCTGCTGACCTGCTCAAAGCCCTCTGCTACCCCAGGGTCAAAGTCGGCAACGAGTTCGTCACCAAAGGGCAAACTGTGCAGCAG GTGTATAATGCGGTGGGTGCTCTGGCCAAAGCCATCTACGAGAAGATGTTCCTGTGGATGGTCACCCGCATCAACCAGCAGCTGGACACCAAGCAGCCCAGGCAGTACTTCATTGGGGTCTTGGATATCGCTGGCTTTGAGATTTTTGAT TTCAACAGCCTGGAGCAGCTGTGCATCAACTTCACCAACGAGAAACTGCAACAGTTTTTCAACCACCACATGTTCGTGCTAGAGCAGGAGGAGTACAAGAAGGAAGGCATCGAGTGGGAGTTCATTGACTTTGGCATGGACCTGGCTGCCTGCATCGAGCTCATTGAGAAG CCGATGGGCATCTTCTCCATCCTGGAAGAGGAGTGCATGTTCCCCAAGGCAACAGACACCTCCTTCAAGAACAAGCTGTATGAACAACATCTTGGAAAGTCCAACAACTTCCAGAAGCCCAAGCCTGCCAAAGGCAAGGCTGAAGCTCACTTCTCACTGGTGCACTACGCCGGCACCGTGGACTACAACATTAATGGCTGGCTTGACAAGAACAAGGACCCCCTGAATGAGACCGTGGTCGGGCTGTACCAGAAGTCTGCAATGAAGACTCTGGCTTTCCTCTTCGTTGGGGGACAAGCTGGTGAAGCAG ctgtgtctggtggc ggtGGTGGTGGAAAGAAAGGTGGCAAAAAGAAGGGTTCTTCTTTCCAGACAGTGTCAGCTCTTTTCAGG GAGAATTTAAATAAGCTGATGACCAACTTGAGGAGCACTCACCCCCACTTTGTACGCTGTATCATTCCCAACGAAACCAAAACTCCTG GTGCCATGGAACACGAACTTGTCCTGCACCAGCTGAGGTGTAACGGTGTGCTGGAAGGCATCCGCATCTGTAGGAAAGGATTCCCAAGCAGAATCCTTTATGCAGACTTCAAACAGAG ATACAAGGTTCTAAATGCAAGTGCTATCCCAGAGGGTCAGTTCATTGACAGCAAGAAGGCTTCTGAGAAGCTCCTTGGGTCCATCGATGTTGACCACACCCAATATAAGTTTGGTCATACCAAG GTCTTCTTTAAAGCTGGCCTGTTGGGAACTCTAGAGGAGATGCGAGATGAAAAACTGGCTCAACTCATCACACGCACTCAGGCTATCTGCAGAGGGTACCTAATGAGAGTAGAGTTCAGGAAGATGATGGAGAGGAG aGAGTCCATCTTCTGCATCCAGTACAATATCCGTGCTTTTATGAATGTGAAGCACTGGCCCTGGATGAAGCTATATTTCAAGATCAAGCCCCTCCTCAAGAgtgcagaaacagaaaaggagatgGCCAACATGAAGGAAGAATTTGAAAAAGCCAAAGAAGACCTGGCTAAGTCAGAGGCAAAAAGGAAAGAACTCGAAGAAAAGATGGTAACTCTgatgcaagagaaaaatgacttgcAACTCCAAGTTCAAGCT gaAGCAGATAGCTTGGCTGATGCAGAGGAAAGGTGTGATCAGCTCATCAAAACCAAAATCCAACTTGAAGCCAAGATCAAGGAGGCGACTGAGAGAGCTGAGGACGAGGAAGAGATCAATGCTGAGCTGACAGCCAAGAAGAGGAAACTGGAGGATGAATGTTCAGAACTCAAGAAAGACATTGATGACCTTGAGCTGACATTGGCCAAGGTTGAGAAGGAGAAACATGCCACAGAGAACAAG GTGAAAAACCTCACAGAAGAGATGGCAGGCCTGGATGAAAACATCGCAAAGCTGACCAAGGAGAAGAAGGCTCTCCAAGAGGCCCACCAGCAGACCCTGGATGACCTGCAGGCAGAAGAGGACAAAGTCAACACCCTGACCAAAGCTAAAACCAAGCTAGAGCAGCAAGTGGATGAT CTTGAAGGATCTttggaacaagaaaagaaacttcGCATGGACTTAGAAAGGGCCAAGAGAAAACTGGAGGGTGACCTCAAATTGGCACAAGAATCCACAATGGATATAGAAAATGACAAACAGCAACTTGATGAGAAACTCAAAAA GAAAGAGTTTGAAATGAGCAATCTGCAAAGCAAGATTGAAGACGAACAGGCCCTTGGGATGCAGCTGCAGAAGAAGATCAAGGAGTTACAA GCCCGCAttgaggagctggaggaggaaattgaggcagagcGGGCCTCCCGGGCCAAAGCAGAGAAGCAGCGCTCTGACCTCTCCCGGGAACTGGAAGAGATCAGTGAGAGGCTGGAAGAAGCTGGTGGAGCCACTTCAGCCCAGATTGAGATGAACAAGAAGCGAGAGGCCGAGTTCCAGAAAATGCGCAGGGACCTGGAAGAGGCCACCTTGCAGCACGAAGCCACAGCAGCTGCTCTTCGGAAGAAGCACGCGGATAGTGTGGCAGAGCTTGGGGAGCAGATTGACAACCTGCAGCGGGTCAAACAGAagctggagaaggagaagagtGAGCTGAAGATGGAGATCGATGACCTTGCTAGTAACATGGAGACTGTTTCTAAAGCCAAG GGAAATTTCGAGAAAATGTGCCGCACCCTAGAGGACCAGCTTAGTGAAGTGAAAACAAAGGAAGAGGAGCAACAACGCTTAATAAATGAGTTGTCAGCCCAGAAGGCACGTTTACATACAGAATCAG GTGAGTTTTCACGACAGCTAGATGAGAAGGAGGCTTTGGTTTCTCAGCTATCCCGAGGCAAACAAGCATTTACACAACAGATTGAGGAATTAAAGAGGCAGCTAGAAGAGGAGACTAAG GCTAAGAACGCTCTGGCCCATGCTGTGCAGTCCTCCCGCCATGACTGTGACCTGCTGCGGGAACAGtatgaggaggagcaggaagccAAGGCCGAGCTGCAGAGGGCAATGTCCAAGGCCAACAGTGAGGTTGCGCAGTGGAGGACCAAATATGAGACGGACGCCATCCAGCGCAcagaggagctggaagaggccaa GAGGAAGCTGGCCCAGCGTCTACAGGATGCTGAGGAACATGTAGAAGCTGTGAATTCCAAGTGTGCTTCTCTTGAGAAGACAAAGCAGAGGCTACAGAATGAAGTGGAGGACCTCATGATTGATGTGGAGAGATCGAACGCTGCCTGCGTAGCTCTTGATAAGAAGCAAAGGAACTTTGACAAG GTTCTGGCAGAATGGAAACATAAGtatgaggaaactcaggctgaACTTGAAGCCTCCCAGAAGGAGTCCCGTTCTCTTAGCACTGAGCTGTTCAAAGTGAAGAATGCCTATGAGGAAACCCTGGATCATCTTGAAACTCTGAAGCGAGAGAATAAGAATTTACAGC AGGAGATTTCTGACCTGACTGAGCAAATTGCAGAGGGTGGAAAGCATATCCATGAATTGgagaaagtaaagaaacaaatCGATCAAGAGAAGAGTGAACTACAGGCTTCCCTAGAGGAAGCAGAG GCATCTCTTGAGCATGAAGAAGGCAAAATTCTTCGCATCCAACTTGAGTTAAATCAGGTGAAATCAGAGATTGACCGAAAAATTGctgaaaaagatgaagaaatcgATCAGCTAAAGAGGAACCATCTCAGAGTTGTGGAGTCAATGCAGAGCACACTCGATGCTGAGATCAGGAGCAGAAATGATGCTCTGAGGATCAAGAAGAAGATGGAGGGAGACCTTAATGAAATGGAAATCCAGCTGAACCATGCCAACCGCCAGGCTTCTGAGGCAATAAGGAATCTTAGAAACACACAAGGAGTACTGAAG GACACTCAGCTACATTTGGATGATGCCATCAGAAGCCAAGACGACCTTAAAGAACAACTGGCAATGGTTGAGCGCAGAGCTAACCTGATGCAGGCTGAAGTGGAAGAGCTCAGGGCGTCCCTGGAACAGACTGAGAGGAGCAGGAAAATGGCAGAGCAAGAGCTTCTGGATGCCAGTGAGCGTGTGCAACTTCTGCACACTCAG AACACCAGCCTGATCAACACCAAGAAGAAGCTGGAGACAGACATTTCCCATATCCAGGGAGAGATGGAGGACATTGTCCAGGAAGCCCGCAATGCAGAAGAGAAGGCCAAGAAGGCCATCACTGAT GCCGCCATGATGGCCGAGGAGCTGAAGAAGGAGCAGGACACCAGTGCCCACCTGGAGCGGATGAAGAAGAACATGGAGCAGACGGTGAAGGACCTGCAGCACCGTCTGGATGAGGCTGAGCAGCTGGCGCTGAAGGGCGGGAAGAAGCAGATCCAGAAACTGGAGGCCAGG GTGAGGGAACTTGAAAATGAGGTGGAAAGCGAACAGAAGCGCAATGTTGAGGCTGTCAAGAGTCTTCGCAAACATGAGAGAAGAGTGAAGGAACTCACTTACCAG ACTGAGGAGGACCGCAAGAATGTTCTCAGGCTGCAGGACTTGGTGGACAAATTACAAACAAAAGTTAAAGCTTACAAGAGACAAGCTGAAGAGGCT GAGGAACAATCCAACGTCAACCTCTCCAAGTTCCGCAAAATCCAGCACGAGCTGGAGGAAGCTGAGGAGCGGGCTGACATTGCTGAGTCCCAGGTCAACAAACTGCGGGTGAAGAGCCGGGAGGTTCACACAAAAATCATAAGTGAAGAGTAA